The Ramlibacter sp. PS4R-6 nucleotide sequence TCTTCGGCTGCGCGATCTTCCTGACGCTGATGGCCGAAGCCTTCATGGGCTACCTGCTGCCCTGGGGCCAGATGTCCTACTGGGGCGCGCAGGTCATCATCAACCTGTTCTCCGCCATCCCGTTCATCGGCCCCGACCTGTCCACCTGGATCCGCGGCGACTACGTGGTGGGCGACGCCACGCTCAACCGCTTCTTCAGCTTCCACGTGATCGCGGTGCCGCTGGTGCTGCTCGGCCTGGTGGCCGCGCACATCCTGGCGCTGCACGACGTCGGCTCCAACAACCCGGACGGCGTGGAGATCAAGGCCGGCCCGAAGGACGCCAACGGCAAGCCGGTGGACGGCATCCCCTTCCACCCGTACTACACGGTGCACGACACGCTCGGCGTCGCGGTGTTCCTGATGGTCTTCACGGCCATCATCTTCTTCGCGCCCGAGGGCGGCGGCTACTTCCTGGAGTACAACAACTTCATCCCGGCCGACCCGCTGAAGACGCCCGCGCACATCGCGCCGGTCTGGTACTTCACGCCGTACTACTCCATGCTGCGCGCGATCACGACGCAGATGATGTACGTGCTGTCGGCCATCGTCGTCGTCTCGGTGGCCTGGGTGTTCGTCAAGGGCCGCGCGCCGTCGTTCGTGAAGATGGTGCTGGCCGGCATCACGCTGGTCGTGCTGTGGCTGTTCGGCGCCTTCGCCTTCACCGGCGTGCAGTGGCTGTCGGGCATCGACCCCAAGTTCTGGGGCGTGGTCGTGATGGGCGGCGCCGTCATCATCCTGTTCTTCCTGCCGTGGCTCGACGCGAGCCCCGCCAAGTCGATCCGCTACCGTCCGGGCTGGCACAAGTGGGCCTACGGCGTGTTCGTCGTGGTCTTCCTCATCCTCGGCTACCTCGGCACCCAGCCGCCGTCGCCCATGGGGCAGCTCATCTCGCAGATCGGCACGCTGTTCTACTTCGGCTTCTTCCTGCTGATGCCGTGGTGGACGAAGCTGGGCGAATTCAAGCCCGTGCCCGAGCGCATCAACTTCGTGGCGCACTGAGCGGGAGAACAGACCAAATGAAGAAGATCCTCCTCGCGCTCCTCGCATCGCTGGCCCTGGCGGGCACCGCGCTCGCCAGCGAAGGCGGCGACCATGCCTGGGACAAGGCGCCCAACAGCCAGAACGACCTGACGTCGCTGCAGAACGGCGCCAAGCTGTTCGTCAACTACTGCCTGAACTGCCACTCGGCCGCCTACATGCGCTACAACCGCCTGAAGGACATCGGCCTGACGGAGCAGCAGATCAAGGACAACCTGCTCTTCGGCAGCGCCAAGGTCGGCGACACCATGAAGGCCGCCATCGACCCCAAGCAGGCCAAGGACTGGTTCGGTGGCGTGCCGCCCGACCTGACGCTGGTGGCCCGCTCGCGCGCCGGCCACGGCGGCACGGGCGCCGATTACCTGTACACCTACATGCGCACCTTCTACCGCGACCCGTCG carries:
- a CDS encoding cytochrome b — encoded protein: MAEFKEISPNASAVAKVNNWFENRFPFAYTMYRDHMSEYYAPKNFNFWYFFGSLAMLVLVIQIVTGIFLVMHYKPDAAKAFESVEYIMRDVPWGWLIRYMHSTGASAFFIVVYLHMYRGLIYGSFRKPRELVWIFGCAIFLTLMAEAFMGYLLPWGQMSYWGAQVIINLFSAIPFIGPDLSTWIRGDYVVGDATLNRFFSFHVIAVPLVLLGLVAAHILALHDVGSNNPDGVEIKAGPKDANGKPVDGIPFHPYYTVHDTLGVAVFLMVFTAIIFFAPEGGGYFLEYNNFIPADPLKTPAHIAPVWYFTPYYSMLRAITTQMMYVLSAIVVVSVAWVFVKGRAPSFVKMVLAGITLVVLWLFGAFAFTGVQWLSGIDPKFWGVVVMGGAVIILFFLPWLDASPAKSIRYRPGWHKWAYGVFVVVFLILGYLGTQPPSPMGQLISQIGTLFYFGFFLLMPWWTKLGEFKPVPERINFVAH
- a CDS encoding cytochrome c1, which gives rise to MKKILLALLASLALAGTALASEGGDHAWDKAPNSQNDLTSLQNGAKLFVNYCLNCHSAAYMRYNRLKDIGLTEQQIKDNLLFGSAKVGDTMKAAIDPKQAKDWFGGVPPDLTLVARSRAGHGGTGADYLYTYMRTFYRDPSRPTGWNNLLFPNVGMPHVMWQLQGEREPQFEEREIHGHKARVFTSWKQVAPGSMTSTEYDQAVGDLVNYLQWMAEPAQNSRVRVGVWVLLFLVVFTVMAWLLNASYWKTVK